In Spirochaeta thermophila DSM 6578, the following proteins share a genomic window:
- the radA gene encoding DNA repair protein RadA — MGKGVKSRFVCTECGYEVSKWVGKCPGCGAWNSMVEQVRGGERERGERRGGSGVVWLPEVVAQGEERIVTGVGEFDRVLGGGLVRGSVVLVGGEPGIGKSTLVLQVAARLAGGVKVVYAAGEESVGQVAARAARLGCGKAEVELAAETQVESLEALLRQRRADVVVVDSLQMLYSPQMGSAPGTVNQLKFCAYELAQWAREQGGVVLLVAHVTKEGVIAGPKQVEHMVDTVLYVEAAEHNLRILRGVKNRFGSVDEIGVFEMTGKGLVEVAEVSRLFLVQREGGVPPGVVVAPVVEGSRAFLVEIQALTVPAKSGVSRVYAGSIEPARVSRVAAVLEKHVGVQFGSQDLYVNVAGGLRVQEVGVELPLAMALYSARTGLAVPAGLVVVGELSLAGEVRAVRDLRRRVRTARELGFERVVSPPGDGADPLLVVRNVKEAVRAVFGAGG; from the coding sequence ATGGGCAAGGGGGTGAAGTCGAGGTTCGTGTGCACGGAGTGCGGGTACGAGGTGTCGAAGTGGGTGGGGAAGTGTCCGGGGTGCGGTGCGTGGAACAGCATGGTGGAGCAGGTGCGGGGTGGGGAAAGGGAACGGGGGGAGCGGAGGGGAGGATCGGGTGTGGTGTGGCTCCCGGAGGTGGTGGCGCAGGGTGAGGAGCGGATCGTGACGGGGGTGGGGGAGTTCGACAGGGTGCTGGGGGGTGGGTTGGTACGGGGTTCGGTGGTGCTGGTGGGGGGGGAGCCGGGGATCGGCAAGTCCACGCTCGTGCTCCAGGTGGCGGCGCGTCTCGCAGGGGGGGTGAAGGTGGTGTACGCGGCGGGGGAGGAGTCGGTGGGGCAGGTGGCGGCGCGGGCGGCGCGGCTGGGGTGCGGGAAGGCCGAGGTGGAGCTTGCGGCGGAGACGCAGGTGGAGAGCCTCGAGGCGCTCCTCAGGCAGCGGAGGGCGGACGTGGTGGTGGTGGACTCGTTGCAGATGCTCTACTCGCCGCAGATGGGGAGCGCACCGGGCACGGTGAACCAGCTCAAGTTCTGCGCCTACGAGCTCGCGCAGTGGGCGAGGGAGCAGGGGGGGGTGGTGCTGCTGGTGGCGCACGTGACCAAGGAGGGGGTGATCGCAGGGCCCAAGCAGGTGGAGCACATGGTGGACACGGTGCTCTACGTGGAGGCGGCCGAACACAACCTTCGTATCCTCAGGGGGGTGAAGAACAGGTTCGGATCGGTGGATGAGATAGGGGTGTTCGAGATGACGGGGAAGGGGTTGGTGGAGGTGGCGGAGGTGAGCAGGCTCTTCCTGGTGCAGCGGGAAGGCGGGGTGCCGCCTGGGGTGGTGGTGGCGCCGGTGGTGGAGGGGTCGAGGGCCTTCCTGGTGGAGATACAGGCCCTCACGGTGCCGGCGAAGTCGGGGGTCTCGCGGGTCTATGCGGGGAGCATCGAGCCGGCTCGGGTTTCCCGGGTGGCGGCGGTGCTGGAGAAGCACGTGGGGGTCCAGTTCGGAAGTCAGGATCTGTACGTGAATGTGGCGGGGGGGCTTCGGGTGCAGGAGGTGGGGGTGGAACTGCCGCTCGCCATGGCCCTCTACTCGGCGCGCACCGGGCTCGCGGTGCCGGCCGGCCTGGTGGTGGTGGGGGAGCTGTCGCTCGCAGGGGAGGTGAGGGCGGTGCGGGACCTGCGCAGGCGGGTGCGGACCGCGAGGGAGCTGGGCTTCGAGCGGGTGGTGAGTCCGCCGGGTGACGGAGCGGACCCCCTCCTGGTGGTGAGGAACGTGAAGGAGGCGGTGCGGGCGGTGTTCGGGGCAGGGGGGTGA
- the thiH gene encoding 2-iminoacetate synthase ThiH → MSVRAVIEEWKRFDFEGFFASVRPTHVEAVLAKEGGLSPHDLLVLLSPAAVPFIEEMARKAHRLTVQHFGRVISLYTPLYVSNYCVNRCVYCGFHAGAPVQRRRLSFEEIEQEAEAIARRGFRDVLLLTGEDRRRSPISYIEEGIRILTRFFPSVGIEIYPLEEDEYRRLVRAGVDYLTLYQEVYHPEEYPRFHPGGPKADYAYRLLAPERAARAGIRAITVGALLGLGEWRRETFFTALHARYLSRAFPEVEVGVSLPRLRPCVGGFTAPHPAGERDLVQAVLAHRLFSPHCGISLSTRERAFVRDHLIGLGVTRMSAASVTAVGGHATRAEEGQFEVADTRGVREVCEAIRARGFQPVFQNWVEGLAGVGGGR, encoded by the coding sequence ATGAGCGTGCGTGCGGTAATCGAAGAGTGGAAGAGATTCGACTTTGAGGGGTTTTTCGCCTCGGTGAGGCCCACCCATGTGGAAGCAGTGCTCGCAAAGGAGGGAGGGCTCTCGCCTCATGACCTGCTCGTGCTCCTCTCTCCTGCTGCAGTACCGTTCATTGAGGAGATGGCCCGGAAGGCACACCGCTTGACTGTCCAGCACTTCGGCCGGGTGATCTCGCTCTATACCCCGCTCTACGTGAGCAACTACTGCGTGAACCGGTGTGTGTACTGTGGGTTCCACGCCGGTGCCCCGGTACAGAGGAGGCGGCTCTCATTCGAGGAGATCGAGCAGGAGGCCGAGGCCATCGCCCGCCGGGGGTTCAGGGATGTCCTACTCCTCACGGGGGAGGACCGGCGTCGCAGCCCGATCTCCTACATCGAGGAGGGGATACGGATCCTCACGCGGTTCTTCCCCTCGGTGGGGATCGAGATCTACCCCCTCGAAGAGGATGAGTACCGGAGGCTCGTCCGGGCCGGGGTGGACTACCTCACCCTCTACCAGGAGGTGTATCACCCCGAGGAGTATCCCCGCTTCCATCCGGGTGGACCCAAGGCCGACTACGCATACCGGCTCCTCGCCCCCGAGCGGGCCGCGCGGGCCGGGATACGGGCGATCACGGTGGGGGCCCTGCTCGGGCTTGGGGAATGGCGCAGGGAGACCTTCTTCACGGCCCTCCATGCGAGGTACCTTTCGCGGGCGTTCCCCGAGGTGGAGGTGGGGGTCTCACTGCCGCGGCTCCGGCCGTGCGTGGGCGGGTTCACCGCTCCGCATCCTGCGGGCGAGCGAGATCTGGTGCAGGCGGTGCTCGCCCATAGGCTCTTTTCCCCCCACTGCGGGATCTCGCTCTCGACGCGGGAGCGGGCCTTCGTGCGGGATCACCTCATCGGGCTGGGGGTGACGAGGATGTCGGCGGCCTCGGTGACGGCGGTGGGTGGGCATGCGACGCGCGCAGAGGAGGGGCAGTTCGAGGTGGCCGACACCCGCGGGGTCCGGGAAGTGTGCGAGGCGATCAGGGCGCGGGGGTTCCAGCCGGTCTTCCAGAACTGGGTGGAGGGGCTCGCGGGGGTAGGAGGTGGGCGATGA
- the thiC gene encoding phosphomethylpyrimidine synthase ThiC, whose amino-acid sequence MTQLEAARKGIITPEMEEVARNEGRAPEEIRALVAEGAAVIPANRNHSGVSACGIGRGLRTKVNVNLGISPDCRNHEVEFAKAELAERMGANALMDLSCEGDTRPFRKALIARTRLPVGTVPVYDAEGMGKSLEDLTADDFLSMLARHAEDGVDFVTLHAGITRECLDLLEEGERIMPVVSRGGSLIAEWMRKTGEENPFYACFDRVLEICREYDVTISLGDACRPGAVHDATDSLQIQELITLGRLVKRARKAGVQVMVEGPGHMRLPEIEANVLLQKKLCHGAPFYVLGPVVTDVAPGYDHITSAIGGALAAWFGADFLCYVTPAEHVRLPTLEDVREGIIAARIAAHAADLAKGIPGAEAWDRCMSEARGRLDWDAMMEEALDPEKPSRMRAESVPGDPRVCTMCGRMCSIKRMQEAAPHP is encoded by the coding sequence ATGACCCAGCTTGAAGCGGCCCGGAAGGGCATCATCACCCCAGAGATGGAGGAGGTGGCGCGCAACGAGGGGCGCGCCCCTGAGGAGATCCGGGCCCTGGTGGCCGAGGGCGCGGCGGTGATCCCCGCCAACAGGAACCATAGCGGGGTTTCGGCCTGTGGAATAGGGAGGGGACTGCGCACCAAGGTGAACGTGAACCTCGGCATATCCCCCGACTGTCGGAACCACGAGGTGGAGTTCGCCAAGGCAGAACTCGCCGAACGGATGGGAGCGAACGCACTCATGGATCTGAGCTGCGAGGGGGACACGCGACCGTTCAGGAAGGCGCTCATCGCCCGAACCAGGCTTCCCGTGGGAACGGTCCCGGTCTATGACGCGGAGGGCATGGGCAAGAGTCTCGAGGACCTCACCGCCGACGATTTCCTCTCCATGCTCGCGCGCCACGCCGAGGATGGTGTGGACTTCGTCACCCTCCACGCAGGCATCACCCGGGAGTGCCTCGATCTCCTGGAAGAGGGGGAGCGGATCATGCCCGTGGTCTCCCGCGGTGGTTCCCTCATCGCGGAATGGATGAGGAAGACGGGGGAGGAGAATCCCTTCTACGCCTGCTTCGATCGGGTGCTCGAGATCTGCAGGGAGTACGACGTGACCATCAGCCTGGGCGACGCATGCAGGCCCGGGGCGGTCCATGACGCGACCGACAGCCTCCAGATCCAGGAACTCATCACCCTGGGGAGACTCGTGAAGCGGGCGCGGAAGGCCGGCGTACAGGTGATGGTGGAAGGACCGGGGCACATGCGACTCCCCGAGATAGAGGCGAACGTCCTCCTCCAGAAGAAGCTCTGTCACGGCGCTCCCTTCTACGTGCTCGGTCCCGTGGTCACCGACGTGGCTCCGGGTTACGACCACATCACCTCGGCCATAGGGGGAGCCCTCGCCGCCTGGTTCGGCGCCGACTTCCTCTGCTACGTGACCCCTGCCGAACACGTGAGGCTTCCCACCCTCGAGGACGTGCGCGAGGGGATCATCGCGGCCCGGATCGCAGCCCACGCCGCCGACCTCGCCAAGGGCATCCCCGGGGCAGAGGCATGGGACAGGTGCATGAGCGAGGCGCGGGGAAGGCTCGACTGGGATGCCATGATGGAGGAGGCCCTCGATCCGGAAAAGCCCTCCAGGATGCGGGCCGAGTCGGTGCCCGGGGATCCCCGTGTGTGCACCATGTGCGGGAGGATGTGCTCGATCAAGCGCATGCAGGAGGCGGCCCCCCACCCCTGA
- a CDS encoding thiazole synthase encodes MNDSLVIGGTSLESRLVLGTGKFPDRHLIPRVIAESKAQVVTVALRRVNLANPEDNVLSYIPEGVVVMPNTSGARCAEEAVRIARLARAAGCGNWVKIEIVPDQVYLMPDNQETLRATEILVKEGFVVLPYVLPDLVIGRKLQDAGAAAVMPLGAPIGSNRGLKTAELIRMLVEELEVPIIVDAGIGRPSEAAAAMEMGCAAVLVNTAVATAGDPVGMARAFALAVEAGRRAFLAGLGPVREYAEASSPLTGFLAELEQGT; translated from the coding sequence ATGAACGATTCCCTCGTCATAGGCGGCACCAGCCTCGAGAGCAGGCTCGTGCTGGGTACCGGCAAGTTCCCCGACCGGCATCTCATCCCGCGGGTCATCGCCGAGAGCAAGGCCCAGGTGGTGACCGTGGCCCTGCGGCGTGTGAACCTGGCGAACCCCGAAGACAATGTGCTCTCCTACATCCCCGAGGGTGTGGTGGTGATGCCCAACACCTCGGGCGCACGGTGTGCAGAGGAGGCGGTGCGGATCGCCCGGCTCGCTCGTGCTGCAGGGTGCGGGAACTGGGTGAAGATCGAGATCGTGCCGGATCAGGTCTACCTCATGCCCGACAATCAGGAGACGCTCCGGGCCACCGAGATCCTGGTGAAGGAGGGGTTCGTGGTGCTTCCCTACGTGCTCCCCGACCTGGTCATCGGGCGGAAGCTCCAGGATGCAGGGGCGGCGGCGGTGATGCCCCTCGGTGCGCCCATAGGGAGCAACAGGGGGCTCAAGACCGCCGAGCTCATCCGGATGCTGGTGGAGGAGCTGGAGGTGCCCATCATCGTGGATGCGGGGATCGGGAGGCCGTCGGAGGCGGCGGCGGCCATGGAGATGGGGTGTGCGGCGGTGCTGGTGAACACGGCCGTCGCCACCGCAGGGGATCCGGTGGGTATGGCGCGGGCCTTTGCCCTTGCGGTGGAGGCGGGACGCAGGGCCTTCCTCGCAGGGCTCGGACCCGTGCGGGAGTATGCAGAGGCATCCTCACCGCTCACCGGGTTTCTGGCTGAGCTGGAGCAGGGCACATGA
- the thiF gene encoding sulfur carrier protein ThiS adenylyltransferase ThiF: MRKEGTVGEPAARVFEEGLSRYLGPRERGVLARVRVGILGAGGLGSMAAQALVRTGVRHLVVVDPDVVEASNLNRQFYFVDQVGRTKVEALGENLRRINPEVEVEGHRLEVRSAEDLERVFRGCEVLVEAVDRAEVKRMVAEEVRRRQEAEGGPRGRVWAPYLLVSASGVAGWGAADEVRVREVGEGWVVVGDGVREVGEGVPPLAPRVWVAASMEADAVVSFVLGHTRLWEDV, encoded by the coding sequence ATGAGGAAGGAGGGGACGGTGGGTGAACCGGCGGCTCGGGTCTTCGAGGAGGGGCTCTCCCGGTATCTGGGGCCCCGGGAGCGGGGGGTGCTCGCGAGGGTGCGGGTGGGGATCCTGGGGGCGGGAGGGCTGGGGTCCATGGCGGCGCAGGCGTTGGTCCGGACCGGGGTGCGGCACCTGGTGGTGGTAGATCCGGATGTGGTGGAGGCCTCCAACCTCAACCGGCAGTTCTACTTCGTCGATCAGGTGGGGCGGACCAAGGTGGAGGCGCTGGGGGAGAACCTCAGGCGGATCAATCCCGAGGTGGAGGTGGAGGGTCACCGGCTGGAGGTGCGATCGGCGGAGGATCTGGAGCGGGTCTTCAGGGGGTGCGAGGTCCTGGTGGAGGCGGTGGACAGGGCTGAGGTGAAGCGGATGGTGGCCGAGGAGGTGCGCAGGCGGCAGGAGGCAGAGGGAGGCCCGCGGGGGAGGGTGTGGGCGCCGTACCTGCTGGTGAGCGCCTCGGGGGTGGCGGGCTGGGGGGCGGCGGATGAGGTGCGGGTGCGCGAGGTGGGGGAGGGATGGGTGGTGGTGGGCGACGGGGTGCGCGAGGTGGGGGAAGGGGTGCCGCCGCTGGCCCCACGGGTGTGGGTTGCGGCGTCCATGGAGGCGGATGCGGTGGTTTCGTTCGTGCTCGGCCATACGAGGTTGTGGGAGGATGTATGA
- a CDS encoding YdcF family protein translates to MRFLLSKVVGSLLVPPGLWVVFALLVGAVSLRRGSRRGAVAAWVFAGLLYLGNTHLVEHLLLAPLERAFPVWDAGGGVRYVVVLGGGAQAGTPAGDVPGVVSLARLWGGLRYARMLGVPLVLAGGSVWDEGKSEGEMMADLVRELGWEEVVVEGESRTTWENARNTARMVGRGPVLLVTSAYHMQRAVWCFRAQGVEVIPAPVDFRDERPAHWIFYLGISAEAARDVQAALREYVGMVWYRVAYGSGLP, encoded by the coding sequence GTGCGTTTCCTCCTTTCCAAGGTCGTGGGGTCGCTCCTCGTGCCTCCGGGGCTGTGGGTGGTCTTCGCCCTGCTCGTGGGGGCGGTCTCTCTGCGTCGGGGCTCCCGACGGGGGGCCGTCGCGGCCTGGGTGTTCGCGGGGCTCCTCTACCTGGGGAACACGCACCTGGTCGAACACCTCCTCCTCGCACCGCTCGAGCGGGCTTTCCCGGTGTGGGATGCTGGGGGCGGGGTGCGCTACGTGGTGGTGCTGGGGGGAGGGGCACAGGCGGGGACCCCGGCCGGGGATGTGCCGGGGGTGGTGAGTCTCGCGCGGTTGTGGGGCGGGCTGCGGTACGCCCGGATGCTCGGGGTGCCGCTCGTGCTCGCGGGGGGGAGTGTGTGGGATGAGGGGAAGAGCGAGGGGGAGATGATGGCGGATCTGGTACGGGAGCTCGGGTGGGAGGAGGTGGTGGTGGAGGGGGAGAGCAGGACCACCTGGGAGAATGCCCGCAACACGGCCCGTATGGTGGGGAGGGGGCCCGTGCTCCTGGTGACCTCGGCCTATCACATGCAGCGGGCGGTGTGGTGTTTCAGGGCGCAGGGGGTGGAGGTAATCCCCGCCCCGGTGGACTTCCGGGATGAGCGGCCCGCGCACTGGATCTTCTACCTGGGGATCTCCGCCGAGGCGGCCAGGGATGTACAGGCGGCCCTCAGGGAATACGTGGGCATGGTCTGGTACCGGGTCGCTTATGGGTCCGGGCTTCCTTGA
- a CDS encoding ATP-binding protein: MKSLVSLISSQRLKQYLFGLPLLEEELLRGERLINRARVGVTLLLGLALLGYVALQGYVLPRVHGYGAVLLLLSVLHIIWVEWRIRKKKIEHIGYISISIDTVLVSGAFLVFVLRFPFVSLITLLYVMYFGMIFSSLARYSPLSTVYAGVCGAVGFSVVGFVLRESGSVGEGAPYFSFLLDPVGIVAGGAVLLFYSGLGAAYLVTVIDFIAKAARSEIQLKKSEERLEGIVQNIPGVILQLEMSVSGNIYYTYISDQAREIFGEKVDRILQNPFATLRFMPKEKLRAIVHTIRNLDRISVPLGWDVRLRTRRGYRWFRVTVSVTPSAEGTFYLNAIVLDTEEIHAYQERLKEAKEEAERADRAKSAFLATMSHELRTPLNGIIGMSELLMSSGLSGELVEYARTIQTAGENLLALINDILDVSQLESGKLKVERRPCDLKAVLLHVYKTLYPQTIHKSLRFVLEVASEVPAVVVSDEARLSQVLFNLVGNAIKFTSRGEVVLRVWMEEAEEGRAKIVFQVRDTGIGIPREELPRVFERFHQVDQGVTRRFQGSGLGLSIARDLVELMGGRIEVESEEGKGSCFTVRIPFQVPVSSARVLPFVRDGLEEKVEWRGSLGEEVVEDEEPGGFWVLVADDNEANRVLLHRMFSRMGGRVVTVENGKEAVERVRERSFDLVVLDYHMPVMDGVTAAGVMRREGSVGEGVLVVLTGQALAEDKEFFMREAFDDMLLKPVRLEDLRRLVERWVKGRKRT, translated from the coding sequence GTGAAATCCCTCGTCTCCCTCATCTCGAGTCAGAGACTCAAGCAGTATCTCTTCGGACTCCCCCTCCTGGAGGAGGAGCTCCTTCGGGGTGAGCGGCTCATCAACAGGGCCAGGGTAGGGGTCACCTTGCTCCTCGGTTTAGCCCTCCTCGGGTATGTGGCGCTTCAGGGCTACGTGCTTCCAAGGGTGCATGGCTACGGTGCCGTGCTCCTTCTTCTCTCGGTGCTCCACATCATCTGGGTCGAATGGCGGATTCGAAAGAAAAAGATCGAGCACATAGGGTACATCTCGATCAGTATCGATACCGTGCTGGTCTCGGGGGCCTTCCTCGTCTTCGTGCTCAGGTTCCCCTTCGTCTCGCTCATCACCCTGCTCTACGTGATGTATTTCGGGATGATCTTCTCCTCGCTCGCACGGTACAGCCCGCTCTCGACGGTATACGCCGGTGTGTGCGGGGCGGTGGGGTTCTCGGTGGTGGGTTTCGTCCTCCGCGAGAGTGGGAGCGTGGGAGAGGGGGCGCCGTACTTCTCGTTTCTCCTGGATCCGGTGGGCATCGTGGCGGGGGGGGCCGTGCTCCTCTTCTACAGTGGTCTCGGGGCCGCGTATCTGGTGACGGTGATCGACTTCATCGCCAAGGCGGCCCGTTCCGAGATCCAGCTGAAGAAGAGCGAGGAGCGGCTCGAGGGTATCGTGCAGAACATCCCGGGGGTCATCCTCCAGCTCGAGATGAGTGTCTCGGGCAACATCTACTATACCTACATAAGCGATCAGGCCCGCGAGATCTTCGGAGAGAAGGTGGACCGGATACTCCAGAACCCCTTCGCCACCCTGCGGTTCATGCCGAAGGAGAAGCTCAGGGCCATCGTTCATACCATCCGGAACTTGGATCGGATCTCGGTGCCGTTGGGATGGGATGTGCGACTTCGGACGAGGAGGGGGTATCGCTGGTTCAGGGTCACGGTGTCGGTGACGCCCTCGGCCGAGGGGACGTTCTATCTCAACGCGATCGTCCTGGATACCGAGGAGATCCATGCCTATCAGGAGCGGCTCAAGGAGGCGAAGGAGGAGGCGGAGCGGGCCGACAGGGCGAAGAGCGCCTTCCTCGCCACGATGAGCCACGAGCTCCGTACGCCTCTCAACGGGATCATAGGGATGAGCGAGCTGCTCATGTCGAGCGGGCTTTCGGGCGAGCTGGTCGAGTATGCGCGCACCATCCAGACCGCGGGTGAGAACTTGTTGGCCCTCATCAACGATATCCTCGATGTTTCGCAGCTCGAGTCCGGGAAGCTCAAGGTGGAACGACGGCCGTGCGATCTCAAGGCCGTGCTCCTCCACGTATACAAGACGCTCTATCCTCAGACCATCCACAAGAGCCTCAGGTTCGTGCTGGAGGTGGCTTCCGAGGTTCCGGCGGTGGTGGTCTCGGACGAGGCGCGGCTCTCCCAGGTGCTCTTCAACCTGGTGGGGAACGCCATCAAGTTCACGAGTCGGGGGGAGGTGGTGCTGCGGGTGTGGATGGAGGAGGCGGAAGAGGGTCGGGCGAAGATCGTCTTCCAGGTGCGGGATACGGGGATCGGGATCCCCAGGGAGGAGCTCCCCCGGGTGTTCGAGCGGTTCCACCAGGTGGATCAGGGTGTCACGCGCCGTTTCCAGGGCTCGGGGCTGGGGTTGTCGATCGCCAGGGATCTGGTGGAGCTCATGGGGGGGAGGATCGAGGTGGAGAGCGAGGAGGGGAAGGGGTCGTGTTTCACGGTGAGGATTCCTTTCCAGGTGCCGGTGTCCTCCGCCCGGGTCCTCCCGTTCGTGAGGGATGGGCTCGAGGAAAAGGTGGAGTGGCGGGGGAGTCTGGGGGAGGAGGTGGTGGAGGACGAGGAGCCGGGTGGGTTCTGGGTGCTCGTGGCCGACGACAACGAGGCGAACAGGGTCCTCCTCCACAGGATGTTCTCGCGGATGGGTGGACGGGTGGTGACGGTGGAGAACGGGAAGGAGGCGGTGGAGCGGGTGCGGGAGCGATCGTTCGACCTGGTGGTGCTCGACTACCACATGCCGGTCATGGACGGGGTGACGGCCGCAGGGGTGATGCGTCGGGAGGGGTCGGTGGGGGAGGGGGTGCTCGTGGTGCTCACGGGTCAGGCGCTCGCGGAGGACAAGGAGTTCTTCATGAGGGAAGCGTTCGACGATATGCTGCTCAAGCCGGTGCGCCTGGAGGATCTCAGGCGGCTGGTGGAGAGGTGGGTGAAGGGGAGGAAGCGGACGTGA
- the thiE gene encoding thiamine phosphate synthase: protein MRGLYRMLDANWNRAAEGLRVLEDVARFVWNDGPLAERLKGMRHRVRGVLREREGLMAGARDVEGDVGKGMGVRGDGREGLEGLVRGNCARVEEALRSMEEALRSMGLERKAGVCEEVRYGVYEVEGRLAGWLRRVRVARAFDGGVYAITAEEYSRGRGNLRVMREALEGGARIVQYREKEKSYRAMYEEARAIRELCREYGALFVVNDHVELALMVEADGVHVGQDDWPVEEVRRVVGPGMVVGLSTHGPAQAQEAVERGVVDYIGVGPVFPTSTKKDVCAPVGLEYVAYASREVRIPWVAIGGIKEHNLDAVCELGARCVAMVTEIVGAEDVRGKVRRVRERVEGWRERGPEPRWVKEWEAVLARQEAPTDQTRPTGEEEP from the coding sequence ATGAGGGGGCTCTACCGGATGCTCGATGCGAACTGGAACAGAGCGGCCGAGGGGCTTCGGGTGCTGGAGGATGTGGCGCGGTTCGTGTGGAACGACGGGCCGCTCGCGGAACGGCTCAAGGGGATGCGGCACCGGGTGAGGGGGGTGCTGCGGGAGCGGGAGGGGCTCATGGCAGGGGCGAGGGATGTGGAGGGGGATGTGGGGAAGGGGATGGGGGTGCGGGGGGATGGGAGGGAGGGGCTCGAGGGGCTGGTGCGGGGGAACTGTGCGAGGGTGGAGGAGGCGCTGCGGAGCATGGAGGAGGCGCTGCGGAGCATGGGGCTGGAGCGGAAGGCGGGGGTGTGCGAGGAGGTGCGGTACGGGGTGTACGAGGTGGAGGGGCGGCTCGCGGGGTGGCTCAGGCGGGTGCGGGTGGCGAGGGCCTTCGACGGGGGGGTGTACGCGATCACGGCGGAGGAGTACTCGCGGGGGAGGGGGAACCTGCGTGTGATGAGGGAGGCGCTCGAGGGGGGGGCGCGGATCGTGCAGTACCGGGAGAAGGAGAAGTCGTACCGGGCGATGTACGAGGAAGCGCGGGCGATCAGGGAGCTCTGCCGGGAGTACGGCGCGCTCTTTGTGGTGAACGACCACGTGGAGCTGGCCCTCATGGTGGAGGCGGACGGGGTGCACGTGGGACAGGACGACTGGCCGGTGGAGGAGGTGCGGAGGGTGGTGGGGCCGGGGATGGTGGTGGGGCTCTCCACGCACGGGCCTGCCCAGGCGCAGGAGGCGGTGGAGCGGGGGGTGGTGGACTACATCGGGGTGGGGCCGGTCTTCCCCACCAGTACGAAGAAGGATGTGTGCGCCCCGGTGGGCCTGGAGTACGTGGCCTACGCGAGCAGGGAGGTGAGGATCCCCTGGGTGGCGATAGGCGGGATAAAGGAGCACAACCTGGATGCGGTGTGCGAGCTGGGGGCGCGGTGCGTGGCCATGGTGACGGAGATCGTGGGGGCGGAGGATGTGAGGGGGAAGGTGCGGAGGGTGCGGGAGAGGGTGGAGGGGTGGAGGGAGAGGGGCCCTGAGCCGAGGTGGGTGAAGGAGTGGGAGGCGGTGCTCGCCAGACAGGAGGCGCCTACCGATCAGACACGACCTACAGGAGAGGAGGAACCATGA
- the thiS gene encoding sulfur carrier protein ThiS, whose product MRLIVNGEWLETGATTVGGLLEERGILPERVVVELEGRIVPREEFERTPLSEGARVEIVSFVGGG is encoded by the coding sequence ATGAGGCTCATCGTGAACGGAGAGTGGCTCGAGACCGGAGCCACCACGGTGGGAGGTCTGCTCGAGGAGAGAGGGATCCTCCCTGAACGCGTGGTCGTGGAACTCGAGGGCAGGATCGTCCCCCGAGAGGAATTCGAGCGCACCCCACTCTCCGAGGGGGCGCGGGTTGAGATCGTTTCGTTCGTGGGAGGTGGTTGA
- a CDS encoding TraB/GumN family protein encodes MSDVHTTDTVKRLVFAGREIILVGTAHVSKQSVEEVRGVIREEAPDGVCVEIDPQRLSALRQEERWSNLDVYRVLREGRGFMLLANLVLSSFQRRIGLETGVKPGEEMKAAVESAEELGIPYHTCDRDVQVTLRRAWARTSLWGRAKLLAALLASAFEDEKISAEEVERLKRTDALQAMMEELASYLPEVKEVLIDERDVYLARRIWESPGRKLVVVVGAGHLEGIVRHLERCAAGDEGVAFGDLETVPPSGRAGKVLGWLVPAVVLGLIAGGVVRHGWEGGLRMFLLWVGVNGGLAGLGTILAGGHPLTILAGVLSAPFTSMTPVVGVGLVTGLVEASLRRPRVGDLERLNEDIASWKGFFRNRVTRILLVFFFSSVGSVIGTFVGIPWLASFLGG; translated from the coding sequence ATGAGCGATGTGCACACGACGGATACGGTGAAGCGGTTGGTCTTCGCCGGCAGGGAGATCATTCTGGTGGGCACGGCGCACGTCTCGAAGCAGAGCGTGGAGGAAGTGCGAGGGGTGATCAGGGAGGAGGCGCCGGACGGGGTGTGCGTGGAGATCGATCCACAGCGGCTTTCCGCCCTGAGGCAGGAGGAGAGGTGGTCGAACCTCGATGTCTATCGGGTGCTCCGGGAGGGGAGGGGGTTCATGCTCCTGGCCAACCTGGTCCTCTCCTCGTTCCAGCGGAGGATTGGGCTCGAGACCGGGGTGAAGCCGGGGGAGGAGATGAAGGCTGCGGTGGAGAGCGCCGAGGAGCTGGGAATACCGTACCACACGTGCGACAGGGATGTGCAGGTGACCCTGCGAAGGGCCTGGGCGCGGACTTCCTTGTGGGGGAGGGCGAAGTTGCTCGCCGCTCTCCTGGCTTCCGCATTCGAGGACGAGAAGATATCGGCCGAGGAGGTGGAACGGCTCAAGAGAACCGACGCCCTCCAGGCCATGATGGAGGAGCTTGCCTCGTACCTCCCCGAGGTCAAGGAGGTGCTCATCGACGAACGGGACGTGTACCTGGCGCGGAGGATATGGGAGAGTCCGGGGCGGAAGCTGGTGGTGGTGGTGGGGGCAGGGCACCTGGAGGGGATCGTGCGCCACCTCGAGCGGTGCGCCGCAGGCGATGAGGGGGTGGCGTTCGGGGATCTGGAGACGGTTCCTCCTTCCGGAAGGGCGGGGAAGGTGTTGGGGTGGCTCGTCCCGGCGGTGGTGCTGGGGCTCATCGCGGGCGGGGTGGTGCGACATGGCTGGGAAGGTGGTCTGCGTATGTTCCTCCTGTGGGTGGGGGTGAACGGGGGGCTCGCGGGGTTGGGGACGATCCTGGCGGGCGGTCATCCTCTTACCATACTCGCCGGGGTTCTCTCCGCTCCGTTCACCTCGATGACACCCGTGGTGGGGGTGGGGCTGGTCACAGGCCTGGTGGAGGCCTCGCTCCGCAGGCCTCGGGTGGGCGATCTCGAGCGGCTCAACGAGGATATCGCCTCCTGGAAGGGGTTCTTCCGGAATAGGGTCACTCGCATCCTCCTGGTGTTCTTCTTCTCTTCCGTGGGGAGCGTGATAGGGACCTTCGTGGGTATCCCTTGGCTCGCTTCGTTCCTGGGGGGATGA